A genome region from Pseudomonas anguilliseptica includes the following:
- a CDS encoding dTDP-4-dehydrorhamnose 3,5-epimerase family protein produces the protein MSELSLRVLPLAGLFSLQHKVHEDERGRFARLFCQGSLAAFGQPLQIRQINHSRTAQRGSVRGLHFQYPPHAETKLITCLRGAVWDVAVDLRRDSATFLHWHAERLEAGDGRSLLLPPGFAHGFQALSDDAELLYLHSADYSPEHEGGLFPCDERLAITWPLPVSNLSARDAAHPPLATDFQGVEL, from the coding sequence ATGAGTGAGCTGAGTCTGCGGGTGCTGCCGCTGGCGGGTCTATTCAGCCTGCAGCACAAGGTGCATGAAGACGAACGTGGCCGTTTTGCTCGGTTGTTCTGTCAGGGCAGTCTGGCTGCATTCGGGCAGCCATTGCAGATTCGCCAGATCAACCATTCGCGTACCGCACAGCGTGGCAGCGTGCGTGGCCTGCACTTCCAGTATCCGCCGCATGCCGAAACCAAGCTGATTACCTGCCTGCGTGGTGCAGTGTGGGATGTCGCGGTGGATCTCCGCCGCGATTCTGCGACCTTTCTGCACTGGCATGCCGAACGCCTGGAGGCCGGTGATGGCCGAAGCTTGTTGCTGCCACCGGGGTTTGCCCATGGTTTTCAGGCGCTGAGTGACGATGCCGAGTTGCTCTACCTGCACAGTGCGGATTACAGCCCCGAACATGAGGGTGGTTTATTCCCCTGTGATGAGCGTCTGGCGATCACCTGGCCATTGCCAGTCAGCAATCTTTCTGCCCGAGACGCGGCGCATCCGCCGTTGGCCACTGATTTTCAGGGAGTCGAGTTATGA
- a CDS encoding DegT/DnrJ/EryC1/StrS family aminotransferase translates to MSKIHYTKPSIGDREVEYVLDAARNGWGEHCYDYINRFEREFAAYLNVPYAHATSSCTGALHLGLRALDIGSGDEVILADINWIASAAPVFYVGATPVLVDVLEDSWCLDPAAVERAITPRTRAIIAVHLYGNLAALEQLQALAARHGLALIEDAAEALGSEWRGQKAGSCSTFSVFSFHGTKAMTTGEGGMLATRDETLLKRVQQLNNHGRAAGDMRQFWPSELGHKYKISNLQAALGCAQLERIEELVARKREIFALYQERLLASIPGTRMNPEAADCRNSYWMPTLVLPSELAGQRDRVLMHMGQAGIDARVFFQPLSDTPVFANLTPVSTPRAHDLALRAFNLPSYHDLVAVDQQRVVDAILQGLQL, encoded by the coding sequence ATGAGCAAAATTCACTATACCAAGCCGAGTATCGGCGACCGTGAAGTTGAGTATGTGCTGGATGCCGCCCGTAATGGCTGGGGCGAGCATTGTTATGACTACATCAACCGTTTTGAGCGTGAGTTCGCTGCCTATCTGAATGTGCCCTATGCGCATGCCACCTCGAGTTGTACCGGTGCCTTGCATCTGGGGCTGCGTGCTTTGGACATCGGGTCGGGCGATGAGGTGATTCTCGCCGACATAAACTGGATCGCTTCGGCAGCGCCGGTGTTCTATGTCGGGGCCACCCCGGTGCTGGTCGATGTGCTGGAGGACTCATGGTGCCTGGATCCAGCGGCGGTTGAGCGTGCGATTACGCCACGCACCCGGGCGATCATTGCCGTGCACCTGTATGGCAATCTGGCTGCGTTGGAACAATTGCAGGCCCTGGCCGCGCGCCATGGTCTGGCACTGATCGAGGACGCTGCCGAGGCGTTGGGCTCAGAGTGGCGCGGGCAGAAAGCCGGCAGCTGCTCGACCTTCTCGGTGTTCTCCTTCCATGGCACCAAGGCCATGACCACTGGTGAGGGTGGCATGCTCGCGACCCGCGATGAAACTCTGCTCAAGCGCGTTCAGCAGCTCAATAACCACGGTCGTGCAGCCGGCGACATGCGCCAGTTCTGGCCGTCCGAGTTGGGCCATAAGTACAAGATCTCCAACTTGCAGGCGGCCCTGGGCTGCGCGCAACTGGAACGTATCGAGGAGCTGGTGGCGCGCAAGCGGGAAATCTTCGCCCTCTACCAGGAGCGCTTGCTAGCCTCGATTCCGGGGACCAGGATGAACCCCGAAGCGGCGGACTGCCGCAACAGTTACTGGATGCCGACTCTGGTGTTGCCATCGGAGTTGGCCGGGCAGCGTGATCGGGTGCTGATGCATATGGGCCAGGCTGGCATCGATGCGCGAGTCTTCTTCCAGCCGCTCAGTGATACCCCTGTGTTCGCCAACCTGACGCCGGTCAGTACGCCGCGGGCGCACGACCTCGCCCTGCGAGCCTTCAACCTGCCGAGCTATCACGATCTCGTGGCTGTCGACCAGCAGCGGGTGGTCGATGCCATATTGCAGGGGTTGCAGCTGTGA
- a CDS encoding cephalosporin hydroxylase family protein, whose translation MAKQDYAAQHQTFRDDCAQNAQGAGADSALQAKSIDWLVHSCQHKYSYNFTWLGRPIIQYPQDIVALQELVWTVKPDLIIETGIAHGGSLILNASLLALLDLCEGRTAAPRRVVGVDIEIRPHNRAAIEEHPLFSRISLIEGSSIGDEVMAQVRCEAASAQRVLVILDSNHTHAHVLRELELYSPLVSPGSYCVVFDTVVEDMPADFFPDRPWGPGDNPKTAVHAFLKTDAGQAFVIDQAMQDKLLITVAPDGFLKRLA comes from the coding sequence ATGGCTAAGCAGGACTATGCGGCGCAACATCAAACTTTTCGCGATGATTGCGCACAGAATGCTCAGGGTGCTGGCGCCGATAGCGCATTGCAGGCCAAGTCGATTGACTGGCTGGTGCACAGCTGCCAGCACAAGTATTCCTACAACTTCACCTGGCTTGGTCGCCCCATCATCCAGTATCCGCAGGACATAGTCGCTCTGCAGGAGCTGGTGTGGACGGTGAAGCCGGATCTGATCATCGAAACCGGTATCGCCCATGGTGGCTCGCTGATCCTCAATGCGTCGCTGTTGGCTCTGCTCGATCTGTGCGAAGGGCGCACTGCTGCGCCACGGCGAGTGGTTGGGGTGGATATCGAAATTCGTCCGCATAACCGAGCTGCTATTGAGGAGCATCCGCTGTTCTCACGGATCAGCCTAATCGAAGGCTCATCAATCGGTGACGAGGTGATGGCCCAGGTGCGGTGTGAGGCGGCCAGTGCCCAGCGGGTACTGGTGATTCTCGACTCCAACCATACCCACGCGCATGTGCTGCGTGAGTTGGAGTTGTACAGTCCGCTGGTCAGCCCAGGCAGCTACTGCGTGGTCTTCGATACGGTGGTCGAAGACATGCCGGCCGACTTCTTTCCGGATCGCCCCTGGGGGCCAGGCGACAACCCCAAGACTGCCGTGCATGCTTTCCTCAAGACAGACGCTGGTCAGGCTTTCGTCATAGATCAGGCGATGCAGGACAAGCTATTGATTACTGTGGCACCGGATGGGTTTCTGAAACGTCTGGCTTGA
- a CDS encoding class I SAM-dependent methyltransferase, translated as MKCRGCGAGLHVPLIDLGTAPPSNAYLRADQLDQAEQWVPLRVLVCDSCWLVQTEDYRSADSLFDADYAYFSSYSSSWLEHAQRYVTQMVERFGLNAQSRVVEIAANDGYLLQYVAQRGIPCLGVEPTASTARAAREKGLQIRELFFGEATAAALAAEGWRADLMAANNVLAHVPDINDFLKGFATLLQPSGVATFEFPHLLRLMAEQQFDTLYHEHYSYLSLTAVQSLCARNGLHIFDVEELPAHGGSLRVYAQRVGGERDASAAVAELLAREEQAGIRTSAFYSTLTPAAERIKHELLRFLLKAKAEGKTVAAYGAAAKGNTLLNYAGVRSDLLTWVADANPHKQGKFLPGSRIPVVAPARIAVDKPDYLLVLPWNLRDEVIQQQAGIYEWGGHFVVAVPELQVL; from the coding sequence ATGAAGTGCCGAGGTTGTGGTGCCGGCCTGCATGTGCCGCTGATAGACCTGGGTACTGCGCCGCCTTCCAATGCCTACCTGCGCGCCGATCAGCTTGATCAGGCCGAGCAATGGGTGCCGCTGCGGGTGCTGGTGTGCGACAGCTGCTGGCTGGTACAGACCGAGGATTACCGTTCTGCCGATAGTCTGTTCGATGCCGACTATGCCTATTTCAGCTCCTACTCCAGCAGCTGGCTGGAGCACGCCCAGCGTTACGTCACGCAGATGGTCGAGCGTTTTGGCCTGAATGCCCAGAGCCGGGTGGTGGAAATCGCCGCTAATGACGGTTACCTGCTGCAGTACGTGGCGCAGCGCGGCATTCCCTGCCTGGGCGTCGAACCGACTGCCAGCACCGCGCGTGCGGCGCGGGAGAAGGGCTTGCAGATTCGTGAGCTGTTCTTTGGCGAGGCTACGGCTGCAGCCCTGGCAGCAGAGGGCTGGCGTGCCGACCTGATGGCGGCCAACAACGTGCTGGCTCATGTGCCGGATATCAATGATTTCCTCAAGGGCTTTGCCACGTTGTTGCAGCCGAGCGGTGTGGCCACCTTCGAGTTTCCCCATCTGCTGCGGTTGATGGCCGAGCAGCAGTTCGACACCCTGTACCACGAGCATTACTCCTACCTGTCGCTTACGGCCGTACAGAGCCTGTGTGCGCGCAATGGTCTGCATATTTTCGATGTCGAGGAGTTGCCAGCCCATGGCGGCTCGCTGCGGGTCTATGCGCAGCGAGTTGGCGGTGAGCGTGACGCCTCTGCAGCCGTGGCCGAGTTGCTGGCGCGCGAAGAGCAGGCCGGCATTAGAACCTCCGCCTTCTATTCGACCCTGACCCCTGCCGCCGAGCGCATCAAACATGAGCTGCTGCGCTTCCTGCTCAAGGCCAAAGCCGAAGGCAAGACAGTTGCTGCTTACGGTGCGGCAGCCAAGGGCAATACCTTGCTCAACTATGCCGGCGTACGTAGCGATCTGCTGACCTGGGTAGCCGATGCCAACCCGCACAAGCAGGGCAAGTTTCTCCCCGGCAGTCGCATCCCGGTGGTTGCTCCGGCGCGCATTGCCGTCGATAAGCCTGATTATTTATTGGTCCTGCCGTGGAATCTGCGTGACGAGGTGATTCAGCAGCAGGCCGGAATCTATGAGTGGGGCGGACACTTTGTGGTGGCAGTGCCGGAGCTGCAAGTGCTATGA
- a CDS encoding acetyltransferase: protein MKPLLLLGANNPELVGQARAVIGAGQPVAGLLDNDPAKHGMDFHGLPVFGGFERLAELIGEHLLVNLITRDTRTRHQTTRALLAAGAELGQFIHPQLELGMVELGLGSYLQQYAVLQADVRLGRNCSVSAGSIINHECRLGDSVFIAPGANLCGKVEVGDGVFVGASAVVLPRLRIGAWATIGAGAVVTRDVPAGAVVVGNPARILRYEPIEKESLDG, encoded by the coding sequence GTGAAACCGCTGTTGCTACTCGGTGCCAATAACCCGGAACTGGTGGGCCAGGCGCGCGCGGTTATCGGTGCCGGTCAACCGGTAGCGGGGCTGCTGGACAATGATCCCGCAAAACACGGTATGGATTTCCACGGTCTCCCGGTGTTTGGCGGTTTCGAACGGTTGGCTGAGCTGATCGGCGAGCACCTTCTGGTCAATCTGATTACCCGCGATACTCGCACCCGTCACCAGACCACCCGAGCGTTGCTGGCGGCCGGTGCCGAGCTTGGGCAGTTTATTCACCCGCAGCTTGAGCTGGGGATGGTCGAACTGGGGTTGGGCAGTTATCTGCAGCAGTACGCCGTCTTACAGGCCGATGTGCGTCTGGGGCGCAATTGCAGTGTCAGCGCCGGCAGCATCATCAATCATGAATGCCGTCTGGGTGATTCTGTTTTCATCGCACCAGGGGCCAATCTGTGTGGCAAGGTGGAGGTTGGCGATGGTGTGTTCGTTGGTGCCAGCGCGGTAGTTTTACCGCGGTTGCGCATCGGTGCCTGGGCGACTATTGGTGCCGGAGCCGTGGTTACTCGGGATGTCCCGGCAGGCGCAGTGGTGGTGGGCAATCCTGCCCGCATTCTTCGTTATGAACCGATTGAAAAGGAGTCATTGGATGGCTAA